The following DNA comes from Alienimonas californiensis.
TGGAGGAATTCGGCAATACCGGCGTGCTGATCATCCGCGGCAACCGGGACGACGTGGCCGCGGTCGCGCGGGTCATCAATCAGCTCGAACAGCTCTCCGCCGGCCTTCAGCCGCAAATCCAACTGCTCTTCCTCCGTCACGTCGACAGCGTGCCGCTGTCGGCCCTGCTGACCGAGGTGTACGGCGAACTGGCCCGCCTGCGCAACCGCGGCGAAGAGGCCCCGACCCGCGTCACGATCCTGCCGGTCGGCAAGCCGAACGCCGTCATCGTGATCGCCTCGGAGCCGGACCTCGAAGCCGTCGAGGCCCTCGCCACGCAACTCGACCAGCCGGTGCCCGCCGGGACGCAGCTGGAGGTTTTCCGCCTTCAACACGCCCTCGCTCCGCAGGTCGCCGAGGCCATCGAAGCGTTCTACGCGGAGCGTGAGGGCCTGTTCCCACAGGTCCGCCTGTTTGCGGACGTGCGGACGAACAGCCTCGTGGTCAACGCCGAGCCGAACGGTCTGGCGGAGGTCCGCAAGCTGGTGCGGGACCTGGACCGCGGCGAAAGCGGGCTGGTCAGCCGAATGGAGATCGTCGCTTTGGAGTTCGCCACCGCCGAGGCGCTGGCGGACACGATCAATCTGGCGATTCGGGCCGTCATCAACCCGGCGCAGGCCCAACAGGGCGCCGGGCTGGGCGGCGGGGCCGCCGGCGGCGGGGCGGACGCGCAGGCCCTGCAGGCCGCCCGCAGCGTGATCGTGGAGTACGTCACCGCGACCGGCGAGGTCGGCCGCAGCGGACTGCTGGCGGACGTCACCGTCGCGCCCGATCCGACCGGCAACCGGCTGATCCTGACGGCACCGGAGAAAACGATGCCGCTGCTGATCGCGCTCGTCGCCGCGTTGGACGCCCCCAGCGGCGCCCGGGCGGACGTGAAGGTGTTCACCCTGGAAAATGCCGACGCCGAGACCGCCGTCGAGATCCTCCGCGAACTGTTCGACGCCTCCGCAACCGGCGGCGGCGCCGGCACGGACGCTCCGGCCGGGGTCACGCTGGAAGGCACGACGGACGCCGGCTCCGCCCTGGTGCCGCTGCGATTCAGCGCCGACAACCGCACCCAGACGGTGCTGGCGATCGGCGGGACCGACGCCCTGGCCATCGTCGAAGCCGTCCTGCTGCGGCTGGACAGCGAGAACCGCAACCGGCAGCGGTTCTTCAGCGTCAAGCTGCTCAACACCCCCGCGATCGGCGTCGCCCAAGCCCTGTCGGACCTGATCGTCGGTCGGCGGACGCTGCTCACGCAGGTGCCCGGCTTCCTGGCCCAGGGCGAACTGATCGAGCGGGACACCGTCATCATCCCGGAGACCTCCTCCAACCGTCTGCTGATCTTCGCCTCCGACCGCAGCCGCGAGGAAATCCTGCGGCTCATCAAGGAGATCGACGAGGCCCCCCCGCAGGTCGCCATCCAGGTGCTGCTGGTCGAGGTGGACCTGCAAAATACCGACGAGTTCGGCGTCGAACTGGGCTTCCAGGACAGCGTGCTGTTCGACCGCGGCATCACCGCCGCCGAGGACCTGCTGACCGTCGCGGACACCATCACCTCCCCGAACGGCGTGCAGACCACCACGGAACGGGTCATCTCCCAGAGCACCACGCCGGGCTTCAACTTCAACAACACCGCGGTCCCCCTCGGCAACAACGTCGCCGCCAACCCGGCCAGCACGGGCATTCAGGGGCTGAACAACTTCGGCTTCGGCCGGGCGAACGCGGAACTGGGCTTCGGCGGCTTCGTGCTGAGCGCCTCCAGCGCGAACGTTTCCGTGCTGCTGCGGGCCCTCGCGGCCAAGCGGTCGGTGCACGTGCTGTCCCGCCCGCAGGTGACCGTGCTGGATCAGCAACTCGCCCGCATCCAGGTCGGGCAGGAGGTTCCCGTGGTGGACGGCGTGAGCATCACGGCGAACTCCACGATCCCCACCGTCACCCGGCAGCAGAGCGGCCTGATCCTGCAGGTCACGCCCCGCATCAGCCCGGACGGCACCGTGTTCATGCAGATCGGCGTCGAGCGGAGCAACTTCGACCTCGCCGGCGTGCCCATCTTCACCGACGTGGCGACCGGGGCGGTGATTACCTCCCCGATCAAGAACGTGACGATCACGGACACGTTCGCCTCCGTGCCCAACGGCCAGACGGTGGTGATCGGCGGGATCATCGTGGACTCCGAGGCCGTCGACGAGCGGAAGGTGCCCTACCTGGGCGACATCCCGTTCCTCGGTCAGTTGTTCCGCACCGACAGCACGGTGACGTCCCGCAGCGAGCTGCTGGTCTTCCTGACGCCGCGGATCATCTACACCGACGCCGACTTCGAACTGCACAAGCAGGTCGAGACGGACCGGCTGCACTTCCTGGAGCACGAGGCCGAAGCGATCCACGGCCCGCTGTTCGGCGTGGCGCCCTCGCCGGGGCAGGGCGGCTACCACCCGGGTCTGTTCGGCCCGCCGCTGGACCTGCCGCCCGGCGCCGCCTTCGAGGGCGGAGCGATCGTCCCGCCCTCCGCGATTCGTCGCCCGAGCCTGCCGGCGCCGTCGCCGGGCGGCCTCGACGGGGAGTTCTGCCCGGTGCCGACGATGCCGGGCGCCCCGCACGGGCCGGAGCCGGCTCCGCCGGCGGCGTACGACCCCTTCATGCCCTGAACCGCATGTCCTGCCGTCGTCCTGCCCTGAACCGCCGAGGGACCTGACCGGTCCCGTGGCGGGGGCTCTCCGCAGCCCTCGCCGTTCGGCTCCCGCCCGTTCTTCGGATTCAGACGCCCCGTGCTCCGCCCCCTCACACTGCCTGTGGCCGCCCTGCTCGGCGTCGTGCTGAGCGGATGTTCGACGCTCACCGTCCCTGTGGCGGAAGCGCTGCCGAGCTGGATGCCCGGGCAGCCCGAACGCGGTCTGACGCGGGCGACGAAGCAGAACCCCGTCGCGCAGGTCGCCGGATTCTGGCAACCGGCGGAGGACACCGGGCCGAACGGCCGCCCGGTCCGTGGGTTCGCGGGCAAGATTCTCCTGTTCCCCGCCGCCTCCCGCGGCGACGAACCGATGGCCGGCCGCGGGGCCGTCCGCGTCAGCCTCTACGACCAGACGGGCGAATCCGACGTCCTGATCCATCAGTACGACCTCCCGCCGGACGCCTGGGAGACGCACTTGGCTCATTCCAACCTCGGCGTCGGCTACGAGGTGTTCCTGCCGTACCTCAGCCCCGACCCGCGGAAGATTCGCTGCGGATTGCGGATCCAGTTCGTCCCGGAGTACGAGGACGGCACCACGGGTCGGCCGGTGTTCTCCGCGATGGAGTCCTGCTGCCTGGACGATGCCGGCACCTCCCGACGGACCGGCGCCTCCGCGGAGGTGGTGGCGAACCGGCACGGACTGCGGACCGAAACGATTCGCCCGGTGGCGGTCGTGAAGACCGTGGGTCCGCCGGCGAGCGCCTCCGGCGTGGTGCCGGCCTCCGCCGAGGACCCGTCCGGCGGGGTCCAGACGGCCGCGGCGACCGCGACCGACGGGTTGAACCCGGAGATGCGGGCCCGGTTCGAGGACGCCCTCGCCAATGCGAAACGGCGTCAGGCCCTCTCTGAACGCTCCGCGGCCTCCGCGTTCGCCCCCGCGTCGGCGGGGCAGCGATCCGCCACGCCGCCGGCGGCCGCCCGGCCGACGGTGGTCGAGTCGGCGTCGCCCCGGCGCTTCACGCTGACGCCCGCGGAAGGGACCGCGGCGGAGGCTTCGGGGACGAACCCGGAGGAACCGGCCTCGCACCCGCTGACGGGCGGCTGATTCGCCGGTCGCCGGGAGCGGCCGACCCCCCGCGGCGCCGCGTCGGATAGAATCGGGCGTCCCGTTCTCCCGCAGGCCGCCCGCCGTGCTCCGTCTCGCCGCCAGTCTGACCGCCCTGGCGTTCGTCGCCGCTCCCGCCCTGGCACAGGTTGGCGGATCGGGCGGCGGCAGTCGGCAACAGGGGGGCTACGGGTCCACCAGCGGCGGGGCAGGGGCCGGATCGGGCTTCGGTTCCGGCGCCGGCGGCGGCGGTTCCCTCTCCGGGGCCGGCGGCGGAACGGGCCAGCCCACCGGCGGCGCCGGCGCTTCGGGCGGCGGCTTGAGCGGGGCGGGGGGAGGAACCGGCGGGACCGGCGGCACGCGCACCGGCGGGGCGGCCGGCGGCGGAACCGGCCTCGGGGGACAGACCGGCAACGTGATCGGCTTCGGTCAGGGGTTGCAGGCCCAAACGCCGGGCACCTTCCTGGGCAGCGGGGCCGGATTGAACACCTTCGTCGGCGGGGCCGGCGGTCAGCAGGCCCTGGGTGCCGCCGGCGGGGCGACCGGCGGCTTCGGCGGCGGGGGCTTCGGCGGGGCGACCGGCGGCTTCGGCGGCGCCGCGGGACCGACCCGCAGCGGCGGCAACCGCGCCGGCGGCAGCGATCCGCGCCTCGGCATCGCCGTGCCGCTCCGCATCGCCACGCCGGTGCCGGTTCGCTCGTCGGCCTTCCTCAGCGAGACGTTCGCCCGGCGGGCGGCCGTGCTCTCCGCGGCGACGGCCCTCGCCAACCGTCCCGCCTTCCGGAATCTGAGAGCTGCTGCGGACGACGCCGGCGTCGTCACCCTTTCCGGCGACCTGCCGGAGGGGGATCGCCGCCTCGCTGCCGCCCTCGCCCGCATCGAACCCGGCGTGACGGATGTGCGGGAGTCCTTCGCCGCGGACCTCGAACCGTCGCCGACCCCCGCCCCCCAACCGCCGGCCGCGGACGCCCCCCTGTTCAGCAGCTTCGGCGACGTCGCCCCGCTCCGCGTGCTGAACCCGTGAGTGTGCGGGCCGTTTTGTTCGGGCTGGCCGGTCTGGTTCTCATCCCGCTCGCCGGCTGCGACCGGGAGGAGGAACCGCCTGCCGCCCCGCCGCCGCGGGCGTGGGTTGAACAGTTGGACGAAAGCTCTCGCGGCGAGCGTACCGCGATCGAATTGAGCGCGGAGGGGCTGCGGCCAGACCATCTGTCCGCCCTCGGCAAAGGCGGCGAGGCGGTGGAACGCATCACGCTCGTCGACGTGCCGCAGACCGCGGACCGCGAGGCGTTCGACACTGCGTGGCGCTCCGTTCTTCCGTCGCTTCCCAACCTACGGCGGGTCACCTTTGACGGACCCGTTTCCGCGGATGTCTTCGCCGAGGCCGGCACGCCGCCGCTGACGCATCTCAACCTGCCGGCGGCAGCGATGGGTTCGTCGGGGTTCCGGGCGCTGCTGGCGGGCCGACCGTCGCTGGAACTGCTCCGCCTGCACGCTCCAGGGGTGCGGGACGAGGATCTGGCGGGGCTGGCCGACCTGCCGCGGCTCCGATTCCTCCACCTGATCGACGCCCCCCTGACCGACGCCGCCGTGCCGCATCTCGCCGCGGGCCCGGCCTTGGAGTCCGTCTACCTGGACCGGTCGCGGCTGACGTGGGAGGGGTGGGAGGAACTGCACCGACTGCGGCCGGACCTGCATCTGCACGCGGATCTGACCCATCCCGTCGGGGGGCATTGATGCGTGGGGTTCGGTAGTCTGGGGAGCGTCTTTCATCCCCGGAGCCCTCCCATGCTGACTCTTCGCCCGCTCGCCGTCATTCTTTCCGCCGCCACGGCTTGTTTTGCCGTGTGGGCCGGTGGGGTGGGGGCTCAGGACGAACGCGCCGCCGCCCCGTCCGTCGCCGCGGACGCCTTCCTGCAAACGCTCGATCCGGACCAGTTGAAGACGGCGGTCCTGCCGCCGGCGGACCCCTCGCGGCTGGACTGGCACTTCATCCCCAAGCCGACCCGCAAGGGCTTGCCGCTGAAGGAGATGAGCGACGAGCAACGCACGGCGGCCCGGACGCTGCTGGCCGCGCTGATCTCCGCGACGGGGTACGAACGGGCGGAGCAGGTGATGACCCTCGAATCGGTCGTCGCCCTGCTGGAGAAGGACCCCGTAAAGCGCGACCCGCTGAAGTATTACTTCACCCTGTTCGGCCGCCCGAACGACGCCGGCGAGCCGTGGGCCGTCAGCGTGGAGGGGCACCACCTCTCGTTGAACTTTCTGATGAAGGGGAACGAAGCGATCGCCTCCACGCCGCTGTTCTACGGAGCGAACCCAGCGACCGTGCCGGACACGCTGCCGAAGGGCGCCGTTGCCGGGGTGGAAGCGGGCGACCGCATTCTCTCCGACGCGGAGGACGCCGGCTTCAAGCTGCTGGACAGCCTAACGGACGCTCAGCGGAAGGTCGCTCACGTGGATCCCGCCCTCCCGCGGGAGATCCGCAGCGCCGGTAAGGGCGCCTGGACGCCGCCGGCGATGAGCGAGCAGGACGGCCTGCGGGGCGTGAAGATGACCCCGCCGCAGCGCGAAAACCTGGAGCAGATCGTGCTGTGGCACCTCGCCCCGCTGCCCGAGGCCGAACGGGCGGAGAAGCTCGCCGCGCTGGAGCAGGCCGGCGGCCTGCGGGAACTGCGGTTCGCCTGGCTCGGAGCGACCGAACCGGGCGTCGGCCACGCCTACCGGGTCCGCGGACCGAGCCTGCTGATCGAGTTCGTGAACAGCCAGCCGGACAGCTTCGGCAACCCGGCGAATCACGCCCACGCCGTCGTCCACACCCCGGACGGCGACTTCGGCGTCGAGTAAACGCCCTGTGCCGCCGTGGCCGAAACGGGTCACGGCGGCCGCGGGCGGCTCGGACTGTTACGAGGTCAGCTTCGTGGTGAACGTCATCGTGCGATCCCCGCGGTCGCGGAGGTCTTCGATCAGCGGGCCGATCTCCGGGGCGAGGAACCCCCGTTGGACCCGGCTGCCGTTGACGCGGACGTCGGCCTCCGCGGCGTAGTCGATCAGTTCCGGGCTCAACCAGACCGTGACCGGCTTGGCCCCGCAGCGGACGATCACGAGGTTGCCGTCGCGAGCCTCCGCCTCGATCGCCACGGTGCTGACCCGCCCCGGCCCCGGCGTGCGTCCGGCCGTGAGGACCGAGGAGGGCAGGCGGCCGGCTTCCACCCACCACTTCCGGGCCGCGGCCGGACGCAGGACCTGGGCGTCGAACGTCTTGGGGAACGGCGTGCGCGTGTGACGGGCGAACCAGTCGAGGATGCGGGGCACCTCTTCGGGATAGAGCTCCCGACCGCGGCCGAAGTATTCGACGTAGGTGACGTCGTGGCCGTCCTTCATCAGGTCGCGGAGGCGTTCCGCGTCGTCGCTGCGGCGAACGGGGCCGTACGGTTCGAGCTGCCCGCCGACGAGGTAGAGCGGGCAGTGGGCCGCGTTCTCCTCCAGGGCGGCGCCGAATTTCTTGACCCGCCCGCCGACCGCCGCGACGGCGGCGAACAGGTCCGGGCGGGCCAAGCCGACGTCGACCGCGGCGTCGCCGCCGTTCCAGTGCCCGGTGAGGTAGCAGCGGTCCGGATCGAGGGCGAAGCGGCGGCGGGCGTCCTCCACGACGGCCTCGACCGCCCGCAACTGATCGTCGCCGTAGGGGTGACCGCCGCCGGAGTTCGGCGGCCGGCCGGTGGTCGCTTCCAGATCGAGGGAGAGCACGACCATCCCGCGCGTCGTCGCCGGGCCGGGCACGACAGCTTCGCCGTTCTTTTTCGCTCCCCAGAACGCCGCACCGCCGCCGGCGCCGGTGGCGTAGGGACCGAGGACCACCAGCGACGGGTACAGCCGGTCCGGGTGGTAGCCGGGGGGCAGGACGACGGTGTACTTCGGCGGGCCGCCGGGCAGGCCGCTGGCACCGTAGCGGTCGTCGCAGGTCGTCTCGAACGGGCCGATCAGTCCGCTCGCATGGGGCGTTGGCGTCGCCGTCTCCGCCCACGGCCGCAGGCGGGGAATGATGGACCGCACGCCCAGCACGTCGACCTCCTCCAAGCCGCCCAGTTGGTCCCGCAGGGCCTCGACCCGCAAGCCGTCGGTGGCGACCAGCGCCTCCCGCAGCAGGCGCCGGGCCTCCCACAGGCCGGCGGCCCGGCGGGGATCGGTGTCCGCCCCGCCCGGACCGGCCGCCCAGCCGGAGTAGGCGAGGGCCAGCCGGTCCGCGGCCGGCAGGCCGTCGTCCGCGGCGAACTGGAGAAACGGGTCCAGCCGCGCGATCGTATCCGGGTTGATCGACTCGGCGATTTCGGAGCGGAAGGGCCGGTATCGCTCCTGATCCTCGGCGGACAACTCCCCGTGGAGCAGGTCGAACCGCACCCGGGCCAGGCCGATGCGGCGGTCGAGGTCCGCGTATTCCGCCCGCAGATCCGCCACCCGGCGGGCCGTCGCGGGGGGGACCTGCTGATCCGGGAAGGCGGCGAGCGCCCGGCGGACGAGGTCGTGCTGGCCCGCGGACCGGCGGACCAGCAAGTCGCCCAGCAGCGAGGCCCCCACCGCCCCCCGCAGCCCCTCGGCGGCGGCGTCCGCGGCCCGAGACAGTTCCGGGAAGTCCCGCCGCACGGCGTCCAGTTCGGCGCCGGCCCGTTCGAGCAGCCCGGCCTCCGTGTAGAACCGCACCACGGCGAGGCGGTCGTCCGGGTTCTTCGGGTCGATATCCGTGGCAATCATCGCCGCCAGCCGCTCCGGCGGCACCGCGGAGACGTCCAGGCCGCTGCGCCACAGGTGCGTCGTGCTGGCCAGATCCAGCCCCTCGGCGGAGATGCTGCGGACGAACTGCACCACGTCCAGGTTCCCGTCGGGCGTGGCGAGGGTGACGGTCCGTCGGCCGTGATCGCTGAACGGCGTGAGGTTCGCCACGCTGCCGATCGTCAGGAGTTCCTGCACCGGTTCCGGATCGCGGTCGTCGAGCACGAACTCCACCCGGCCGCTGCGAAGATCCTCGGAGGGGTCGGTCTCCGCGATATTTTTCAGCCCGACGAAGGTGCGGCGGGTGAGGGTGTCGATCAACTCCAGCGGCCGGAAGGCGTTCGGCTTCTCCGGGTCGGTCCCCGCCGGGGGCAGCATTTGATCGTCCGTCAACCCGAGCACGGGCATGATGCTGCCGACGTGAACGGTGCCGTCCTTCGTCGTCACCGAACCGGCTCGGGCGGCACCGGCGACCGCCAGCAAGGCCGCGAGACTGGCAACGGCGGCGGCCGGGCGGAGCATCACGGGGCGGTTCCGACGGAGACCGGGAAGAACGGGGGCTTCTGTAGTGTCGGCCCCCGTGGGGAAGCGGTCCATCCCCGCCGTCAGCACCCGTGCGACCCGTCCCCCGCTGGGCAGGGGATCGCCGCTCAGGGGGCGTCGGCGCCGGTCAGCAGGCGGTGGGCGGCCCGGTACTTCTCCGCGGTGCGCTCCGCGATCTCCGGCGGGAGCGGGGGCGGGGGGCTGTTGCGGTCCCAGTCGCTGGCCAGCAGCCAGTCGCGGACGAACTGCTTGTCGAAACTGGGCTGCGCCCCGCCGGAGGCGTAGCCTTCCGCCGGCCAGTAACGGGAGCTGTCCGGCGTGAGGGCTTCGTCGCACAGCCGCAGGACGGGTTCGCCGCTCGCGTCCGTCTCGCCGGGCAGGGCGCCGAACTCGAACTTCGTGTCCGCGAGGATCAACCCGCACTCGGCGGCGTGGGCGGCCGCCTTTTCGTAGAGGGCGAGCGTCAGCACCCGCAGTCGCTCCGCGGTTTTCACCCCCACGGCCTCGGCGGCCCGTTCGATCGAGACGTTTTCGTCGTGCCCCTCGGCGGCCTTGGTGGCCGGGGTGAAGATCGGGGAGGGCAGGCGGGCGGACTCCGTCAGCCCCGCCGGCAGCGGCACGCCGCAGACGGCGCGGTTCGCCTGATACTCCTTCCACCCGCTGCCCGACAGGTACCCCCGGGCGACGCACTCCACCGGGAACATCTCGCACCGCCGCGCGATCACCGCTCGGGCGGCCAGTTCCCGCCGGTCGTCGTCCGCCAGCCCGTCCAGCGGCAGGTCGTCGACGGAGCGGCCGGTGCGGTGATCAGGGACGTTCAGAAAGTCGAACCACCAGTTCGACAGGCTCGTCAGCACCCGTCCCTTGCCGGGGATGCCGGTCGGCAGGACGTAATCGAAGGCGCTGAGGCGGTCGGAGGCGCAGACCAGCAGGCAGCCCGCCAACTCCGGAATCCGTCCGGCGAGCGGGGTCAGATCGAAGACGTCCCGCACCTTGCCCCGCAGGACGGGCAGGTCGGGAAACTCCGTCTGAAGCACGGCTCCGGCGGCGTCGCGGCGAAACGCCGAGCGGGTCATCGAAGGTCGGTGCGGAAGGACGGCGGGACGGAGGGGTGGCGCGGACCGTAGCGGGGCGGCGGGTCGTCGGCAACGGGGGCGGCGCCAAGGCCGATTGCGTCCGCCGCGATCGTCCCGCAAACTTGCCCCGCGGTCGAACGTCGGCCGGGATCCCGCCCTCCGATTCGAACGCCCGCATGGGGCAGATGCGGTTCATCGTCGCCCCGCCGGACCGGCTTCGCACAAAAGCGGAGCTGGCGGCGGTGCACGTGGTGGGCCCGGGGGAACGCGTCGAACCGGCGACCGTCACCCGGATGGGCGACCTGCTGATCGTCGATCGCCCCGGATCCGGCAGCGCCCGCCTGCGATGTCCGTGGCCGGTGCCCGGGTTCGGCAATCCCGTCGTCGCGACGTGCAGCCTGTCGGAGCACACCGTCGACGCGGAGCCGCACCGCCTGGTCGTCGAACTGGCCCGCGGCCTGGTGGGCGTCGCCCGGGAGCAGGTCGCCGCGGCGCGGCGGGCGAACGTCGAGTTGACCGCGAAGGTGCTGGAAACGCTGGGCCGGGCTTGGGGATCGTTCGTCCGCGGGGCGTGCGGGGAGCAGGGGGGCACGCCGGAGCAGGCCGCCGCCGCCGCGGAGCAATCGATCGCCGCCGCCTGTGCCGTCGCGGACGCCGTCGCCGCCGCCCGGGCGGATCGCCGGCTGGCGCTGGTGAAGCGGCAGTCGTCCCACCCGCCGGCCTCGCTGGCGGTGCGAGCCGGCGAGAATCCCGACCCCAAGGTGCGGTTGCCCTCCGCGTTGTTCGGCCCGTTCCGCACCGCGGCGATCCCGGCCGGGTGGGCGTCCATCGAGCCGGTCCGCGGGAAACGGGATTGGCGGGTGCTCGACGCCGCCCTCGACCGCTGCGAAGCCGTCGGCGCCGTCCCGGCCGTGGGGCCGCTGCTCGATTTCACCCCGGGCGGTCTGCCGGACTGGCTCCTGGAATACCGCGGCTCCCCCGGCAACCTGGAGAGCCTCTGCGCCGACTTCGTGGAGACCGCCATCGCCCGCATCACCGGCCGGGTGCGGACCATCGAGGTCTGCGGGGCGGCGAACATCGGCGGGGCGCTGGGACTGGACGAACCGACCCGGCTCGGCCTGGTTGCCCGCACGGTGCAGGTGGCCCGCGGCGTGGACGAGGAGAATCGCCTGTTCCTGCGAATCGCCCGACCATTCGGCGACTACCTCGCCCGCGGCGAGCACCGCCTGGCGCCGTTGCAGTTCGCCGACGCCCTCTCCCGGGCCGGCGTCGGGCTGGACGGGGTCACGCTAGAGTTGGCCGTCGGCTTTGAAGAGGTCGGCACGCCGCCCCGGACGCTGGCCGGCTACGAACGCCTGCTGGCCGGGTGGAGCAAGCTCGGCGTGCCGCTGCGGATCTCGCTGGCGGCCCCCGCCGTCCCGCCCAGCAGCGGCGTCGTGCCGGACGATTGGCGCTCCGGCGGCAGCCCCACGAAGCAGGCGGAGTGGATCCGCCATCATCTGCCGCTGTTCTTCGCCACCGACCCGGTTGTCGAGGTGGAATGGGCCCTCGCCCGGGACTCCGCCCCCGGCGCCAAGCCGGAGCGATTGAACGGCGGCGGCCTGCTGTCCGCCGACGGCGCCCAGCGCCCGGCGCTGGAGTTGTTCGCCGAGTTCGCCCGGCAGTTCGCCGTCGATCCGGACGCCGGTACGCATCTGGATATGCCGACGATGGACGACACCGAGGAGCTCGGCGAGCCCCCGACCTGGTCGGGCCAAGCCTACCGCAGCTGACCCGCCGTCGGCCGCCCGGCGCCGGAAGGCATCAAGCGATTGCTCCGGGACCGCAGCCGGCCGGCCGGGTATGCTTCCGGCCCGCATCCCCGATGGCCCCCGCGATGCTTCGCCGACGCCTGTTCCTCCGCGGTTCCGCCCGCGATCCGCGCCGGTTCGTTCTACTCGCCGCGCTCTGTGCTGCCTGCTGCGCCGCGGCCTTCGGCCCGGCACAGGATTTTGAGCAGGAGCAAATCGAAGACGCGGCACAGTCGGAGAACGGATCGGACCGCGGTCCGAACGCCCCAATCGCGTTCCGGGCCGAGACGCCGATGTT
Coding sequences within:
- a CDS encoding phosphoribosylaminoimidazolesuccinocarboxamide synthase, with translation MTRSAFRRDAAGAVLQTEFPDLPVLRGKVRDVFDLTPLAGRIPELAGCLLVCASDRLSAFDYVLPTGIPGKGRVLTSLSNWWFDFLNVPDHRTGRSVDDLPLDGLADDDRRELAARAVIARRCEMFPVECVARGYLSGSGWKEYQANRAVCGVPLPAGLTESARLPSPIFTPATKAAEGHDENVSIERAAEAVGVKTAERLRVLTLALYEKAAAHAAECGLILADTKFEFGALPGETDASGEPVLRLCDEALTPDSSRYWPAEGYASGGAQPSFDKQFVRDWLLASDWDRNSPPPPLPPEIAERTAEKYRAAHRLLTGADAP
- a CDS encoding leucine-rich repeat domain-containing protein, which translates into the protein MRAVLFGLAGLVLIPLAGCDREEEPPAAPPPRAWVEQLDESSRGERTAIELSAEGLRPDHLSALGKGGEAVERITLVDVPQTADREAFDTAWRSVLPSLPNLRRVTFDGPVSADVFAEAGTPPLTHLNLPAAAMGSSGFRALLAGRPSLELLRLHAPGVRDEDLAGLADLPRLRFLHLIDAPLTDAAVPHLAAGPALESVYLDRSRLTWEGWEELHRLRPDLHLHADLTHPVGGH
- a CDS encoding secretin N-terminal domain-containing protein gives rise to the protein MDRPAPLSRCRLALWATAVLLTAGAGPLRADDPAPAADRPAAAKAAVTMRHFNSPWPVVLQKLAEESGSNLVMKDVPPGRFSRFDRGAYTRDEAVKMLNQRLEPDGFRILEQGKNLIVISDRSVRQDYRRPTAPGAEGRPLHDPMTAQTPLPEPAERRRDFSSVIPHRDGEVRPAGRTAREAAAEYAAEQVQNAAHEEPMEPGAAPVFDLTAGEVAAAADAAAPVTVTVRVSRGNAKAVARALMLAVGDHAKLIDRGPGGHPAFAAYRPQEDGAPNLTGTPVYSVGMDETKDELIVTAPGARAEQIASVLTAIDRGPKDGQGMTVVAGGPETVAVSRQLRPVLATLARFRRQEGQAPDAAAPAGNAAAAQPPANPGDAAPPAGAGPGVADTGELQRILDNVRSDVQVEEFGNTGVLIIRGNRDDVAAVARVINQLEQLSAGLQPQIQLLFLRHVDSVPLSALLTEVYGELARLRNRGEEAPTRVTILPVGKPNAVIVIASEPDLEAVEALATQLDQPVPAGTQLEVFRLQHALAPQVAEAIEAFYAEREGLFPQVRLFADVRTNSLVVNAEPNGLAEVRKLVRDLDRGESGLVSRMEIVALEFATAEALADTINLAIRAVINPAQAQQGAGLGGGAAGGGADAQALQAARSVIVEYVTATGEVGRSGLLADVTVAPDPTGNRLILTAPEKTMPLLIALVAALDAPSGARADVKVFTLENADAETAVEILRELFDASATGGGAGTDAPAGVTLEGTTDAGSALVPLRFSADNRTQTVLAIGGTDALAIVEAVLLRLDSENRNRQRFFSVKLLNTPAIGVAQALSDLIVGRRTLLTQVPGFLAQGELIERDTVIIPETSSNRLLIFASDRSREEILRLIKEIDEAPPQVAIQVLLVEVDLQNTDEFGVELGFQDSVLFDRGITAAEDLLTVADTITSPNGVQTTTERVISQSTTPGFNFNNTAVPLGNNVAANPASTGIQGLNNFGFGRANAELGFGGFVLSASSANVSVLLRALAAKRSVHVLSRPQVTVLDQQLARIQVGQEVPVVDGVSITANSTIPTVTRQQSGLILQVTPRISPDGTVFMQIGVERSNFDLAGVPIFTDVATGAVITSPIKNVTITDTFASVPNGQTVVIGGIIVDSEAVDERKVPYLGDIPFLGQLFRTDSTVTSRSELLVFLTPRIIYTDADFELHKQVETDRLHFLEHEAEAIHGPLFGVAPSPGQGGYHPGLFGPPLDLPPGAAFEGGAIVPPSAIRRPSLPAPSPGGLDGEFCPVPTMPGAPHGPEPAPPAAYDPFMP
- a CDS encoding DUF3500 domain-containing protein translates to MLTLRPLAVILSAATACFAVWAGGVGAQDERAAAPSVAADAFLQTLDPDQLKTAVLPPADPSRLDWHFIPKPTRKGLPLKEMSDEQRTAARTLLAALISATGYERAEQVMTLESVVALLEKDPVKRDPLKYYFTLFGRPNDAGEPWAVSVEGHHLSLNFLMKGNEAIASTPLFYGANPATVPDTLPKGAVAGVEAGDRILSDAEDAGFKLLDSLTDAQRKVAHVDPALPREIRSAGKGAWTPPAMSEQDGLRGVKMTPPQRENLEQIVLWHLAPLPEAERAEKLAALEQAGGLRELRFAWLGATEPGVGHAYRVRGPSLLIEFVNSQPDSFGNPANHAHAVVHTPDGDFGVE